In the Defluviitalea raffinosedens genome, GGACAGCTATTCGGATAATCCGGATATTTTCAGTGTGGGTATTGATGATTACAAAGGTGGCTATATTGCAACAAAATATCTGGTCAGCCTGGGACACACCAGGATTGCATTTGCAGGTTCAATTGGGGAAGACGGTGTTAAATGTGTTGTAAATCAGCGTTTTAAAGGCTATAAGGACGCTCTTAGGGAAGCAAACATCGAATTCCATGAGTCTTTTGTATACCCTTTTGCGCCAGTTTATGACATGGGTATAGTCGCAGGCAGAGAAATCAGCAAACGAAAAGGAGAGATTACTGCAGTTCTTGCCACCGCAGATGTTATGGCAATTGGGATCATGGAAGGTGCCCGCTTAAACGGATATCTTCTCCCTAATGATTTATCCATCGTCGGATTTGATAATATAGAAGCTTCTATTTTTTGTAGTCCCAAGCTGACAACCGTTTCACAGAATATCCCAAAAAAAGCAGAATGCGCAATTGATTTGCTGATGAAACAGATTAATGATGAGCCAACCCCGGAAAAAAGGCCCGTCCTTGATGTGGAAATCA is a window encoding:
- a CDS encoding LacI family DNA-binding transcriptional regulator, which encodes MSIIKEVAAEAGVSVMTVYNVINGNYSKVSEKKIKLILKLLEEKNYVPNLTAKSLAIKSTKIIGIIVPVGDDDYNFFKDPYLSELIGVIEHLLRKKGYYAMVRSVIHAADISTLLKTWNMDGAIFLLPYYDHIAHQILAQNDLPMVFWDSYSDNPDIFSVGIDDYKGGYIATKYLVSLGHTRIAFAGSIGEDGVKCVVNQRFKGYKDALREANIEFHESFVYPFAPVYDMGIVAGREISKRKGEITAVLATADVMAIGIMEGARLNGYLLPNDLSIVGFDNIEASIFCSPKLTTVSQNIPKKAECAIDLLMKQINDEPTPEKRPVLDVEIIERQSAIPLR